The proteins below are encoded in one region of Streptomyces sp. NBC_00490:
- a CDS encoding glycosyltransferase family 87 protein, protein MPSAESTQASVHEPDPVRPTKDDEIAASGSELIGGPIGRRALLGTSWWTPVRIIALVAIGMFALGLVQKAPCYNGGWFFGASSQYTHACYSDIPHLYAGRGFADGLVPYFDKLNGDMEYLEYPVLTGVFMEVASWLTPGSGSIQDQEQWYWMVNAGMLMACAAVIAVCVTRTHARRPWDGLLVALAPAFALTATINWDLLAVALTAAAMLMWSRGRSLAFGVLLGLATAAKLYPVFLLGPLFVLCWRAGKWRDFGKALGGAAVSWLVVNLPVMLLAWDGWSKFYEFSQERGVDFGSFWLILAQNSTDPLSTETVNTLATLLVLLSCVGIAALTLTAPRRPRFAQLAFLIVAAFILTNKVYSPQYVLWLIPLAVLARPKWRDFLIWQACEVAYFLGIWMYLAYTTSADAHKGLPQDGYHWAIGLHLLGTLYLCAVVVRDIWMPERDVVRRAGDDDPSGGVLDGAEDVFVLGPAAHPPRHAAHFGGPQVEWGDPASSPDRSL, encoded by the coding sequence ATGCCCAGCGCAGAATCGACGCAAGCGAGCGTGCACGAGCCGGACCCGGTGCGGCCGACCAAGGACGACGAGATCGCCGCGAGTGGCAGTGAGCTGATCGGCGGCCCGATCGGGCGGCGTGCGCTGCTAGGGACGTCCTGGTGGACTCCCGTGCGCATCATCGCGCTCGTGGCGATCGGGATGTTCGCCCTCGGTCTGGTCCAGAAGGCACCCTGTTACAACGGTGGCTGGTTCTTCGGCGCCAGCTCGCAGTACACGCACGCGTGCTACTCGGACATCCCGCACCTCTACGCGGGGCGCGGCTTCGCCGACGGGCTCGTGCCGTATTTCGACAAGCTCAACGGCGACATGGAGTACCTCGAATACCCGGTGCTGACCGGTGTGTTCATGGAGGTCGCCTCCTGGCTCACGCCCGGCAGCGGCAGCATCCAGGACCAGGAGCAGTGGTACTGGATGGTCAACGCCGGGATGCTGATGGCGTGCGCCGCCGTCATCGCGGTGTGCGTGACCCGTACGCACGCCCGGCGGCCCTGGGACGGTCTGCTGGTCGCCCTGGCGCCCGCCTTCGCGCTGACCGCCACCATCAACTGGGACCTGCTGGCGGTCGCCCTGACGGCCGCGGCGATGCTGATGTGGTCGCGGGGCCGCTCTCTCGCCTTCGGTGTCCTGCTGGGTCTTGCCACGGCCGCCAAGCTCTACCCCGTCTTTCTCCTGGGTCCGTTGTTCGTGCTGTGCTGGCGCGCGGGCAAGTGGCGGGACTTCGGAAAGGCACTGGGAGGTGCCGCCGTCTCCTGGCTGGTCGTGAACCTTCCGGTGATGCTCCTCGCCTGGGACGGCTGGTCGAAGTTCTACGAGTTCAGCCAGGAACGGGGCGTCGACTTCGGGTCCTTCTGGCTGATCCTGGCCCAGAACTCGACCGACCCGCTGAGCACCGAAACGGTCAACACGCTCGCCACGCTGCTGGTGCTGCTGTCCTGCGTCGGCATCGCCGCGCTCACCCTGACCGCCCCGCGCCGGCCACGCTTCGCCCAGCTGGCCTTCCTGATCGTCGCGGCGTTCATCCTCACCAACAAGGTCTACTCGCCGCAGTACGTCCTGTGGCTCATCCCCCTCGCCGTACTGGCGCGGCCCAAGTGGCGGGACTTCCTGATCTGGCAGGCCTGCGAGGTGGCGTACTTCCTGGGGATCTGGATGTACCTCGCGTACACGACCAGCGCGGACGCCCACAAGGGCCTGCCCCAGGACGGCTATCACTGGGCCATCGGGCTGCACCTGCTCGGGACGCTGTACCTGTGTGCCGTGGTGGTGCGCGACATCTGGATGCCGGAGCGGGACGTGGTGCGCCGGGCCGGCGACGACGACCCCTCAGGGGGCGTGCTCGACGGCGCGGAGGACGTGTTCGTCCTGGGCCCCGCGGCTCATCCCCCGCGCCACGCCGCCCACTTCGGGGGGCCGCAGGTGGAGTGGGGCGATCCGGCCTCTTCCCCAGACCGTTCGCTCTGA
- a CDS encoding transglycosylase domain-containing protein, producing MSEHRRKPPQPQGGGRAAARRGQSGSSSGRRAAPRGATESPSDSYGSGSYGSGGEERPLGGRADARRAAQRSGGSRRRAAEPAGRGARRGGPGGPSGPGRGRVTASSKNRFIDYPRAGKYGWQRWMPSWKLVSGLCLAFFGGLVAIAGIGYAMVGIPSENAAAKSENNVYYWEDGSQMVATGAGANRQNVTIDKIPKAMQLAVISAENKSFYSDSGVDPMGIARALANMARGGDTQGGSTITQQYVKNTYLSQEQTVSRKFKEMFISIKVGTKLTKDEILQGYLNTSYYGRDAYGIQAAAQTYYGVDAEDLTPSQCAFLAALLKGPTYYDPVDNTSYDPAATKAKNTERSKYRWSWILEQMHNDKYLTDAEYQTAIKKYPMPQGLKATKGMTGQVSYLVDTAKKYVLAHSKISRTEFDKGGYQIYTTFEKDKVNALAKAVKKIEDAKIDPEKRDLDKHVQFGGASVRPKDGAIVALYGGAGYENDHFNNNADTSGVPVGSTWKPFVMAAAMEYGTYKDPDVGVSPLSKYNGNDHLRVKNNDGSYVLKKDNSVFYQENESDYPWGYISLRKAMEQSINTPFVQLGMDVGMDKVRSVASKSGILEGSFADYRGNPSFALGTSTPSAIRMADAYATFAASGKQADPYSVTEVKKDGQPLPGFDKPKIKLAMPENVANNVTDLLENVIENGTGQNAKALGRTAAGKTGTTDSNKSAWFVGYTQQLSTSIAMFREDPKSSKLLSMNGTAGEDSIHGGDIPTSIWTEYMKVALKNASDPGFPDAEKIGEVQDEQGAPSPTPTVTATPTPTPTPTPTPTPSPSLTSPSPSASESCFGFQCADTGGTNTGGTDGGTSSSPSATESTGNSRGNGNGGIFGGSSG from the coding sequence ATGAGCGAGCACCGTCGCAAACCGCCGCAGCCGCAGGGAGGCGGACGTGCCGCGGCCCGACGCGGCCAGTCCGGCTCGTCCTCCGGCCGCCGTGCGGCACCGCGTGGCGCCACCGAGTCGCCTTCCGACTCGTACGGGTCGGGTTCATACGGGTCGGGGGGCGAGGAGCGGCCGTTGGGCGGCCGCGCCGATGCCCGGCGCGCGGCCCAGAGAAGCGGGGGCAGCCGGCGCAGAGCGGCCGAGCCCGCCGGCCGTGGCGCCAGACGCGGTGGCCCCGGCGGCCCGAGCGGTCCTGGACGGGGCCGAGTCACGGCCTCGAGCAAGAACCGGTTCATCGACTATCCGCGCGCCGGCAAGTACGGCTGGCAGCGCTGGATGCCGTCCTGGAAGCTCGTCTCCGGGCTGTGCCTGGCGTTCTTCGGCGGTCTGGTGGCGATCGCTGGTATCGGGTACGCCATGGTCGGCATCCCCAGCGAGAACGCCGCGGCCAAGTCGGAGAACAACGTCTACTACTGGGAGGACGGCTCCCAGATGGTCGCGACGGGAGCCGGTGCGAACCGGCAGAACGTCACGATCGACAAGATTCCCAAGGCCATGCAGTTGGCCGTGATCTCGGCCGAGAACAAGAGCTTCTACTCCGACTCGGGCGTCGACCCCATGGGTATCGCCCGAGCGCTGGCCAACATGGCGCGGGGCGGTGACACGCAGGGTGGTTCAACGATCACCCAGCAGTATGTGAAGAACACCTACCTGAGCCAGGAACAGACCGTCTCCCGGAAGTTCAAGGAGATGTTCATCTCCATAAAGGTGGGCACGAAGCTCACCAAGGACGAGATCCTCCAGGGCTACCTGAACACCTCGTACTACGGCCGTGACGCATACGGCATCCAGGCCGCCGCGCAGACCTACTACGGCGTGGACGCGGAAGACCTGACGCCGAGCCAGTGCGCCTTCCTTGCCGCGCTGCTCAAGGGCCCGACGTACTACGACCCCGTGGACAACACGAGCTACGACCCCGCGGCGACCAAAGCGAAGAACACCGAGCGCTCCAAGTACCGCTGGAGCTGGATCCTCGAGCAGATGCACAACGACAAGTATCTGACGGACGCCGAGTACCAGACGGCCATCAAGAAGTACCCCATGCCCCAGGGGCTCAAGGCGACCAAGGGCATGACCGGCCAGGTCAGCTACCTGGTCGACACGGCCAAGAAGTACGTGCTGGCCCACTCGAAAATCTCGCGGACCGAGTTCGACAAGGGCGGCTATCAGATCTACACGACCTTCGAGAAGGACAAGGTCAACGCCCTTGCCAAGGCCGTGAAGAAGATCGAGGACGCGAAGATCGACCCGGAGAAGCGTGACCTGGACAAGCACGTTCAGTTCGGCGGGGCGTCGGTCAGGCCCAAGGACGGTGCGATCGTCGCGCTGTACGGCGGTGCGGGATACGAGAACGACCACTTCAACAACAACGCGGACACCTCGGGTGTGCCGGTCGGTTCGACGTGGAAGCCGTTCGTGATGGCGGCGGCCATGGAGTACGGCACCTACAAGGATCCGGACGTCGGTGTCTCGCCGCTGAGCAAGTACAACGGCAACGACCATCTGAGGGTCAAGAACAACGACGGCAGCTACGTCCTGAAGAAGGACAACTCGGTCTTCTACCAGGAGAACGAGAGCGACTATCCCTGGGGCTACATCAGCTTGCGCAAGGCGATGGAGCAATCCATCAACACGCCGTTCGTGCAGCTCGGCATGGATGTGGGGATGGACAAGGTACGGAGCGTGGCCTCGAAGTCCGGCATCCTCGAGGGGAGCTTCGCCGACTACAGGGGCAATCCCTCCTTTGCCCTTGGTACTTCGACCCCGAGTGCCATCCGTATGGCGGACGCGTACGCCACCTTCGCCGCATCCGGCAAGCAGGCCGATCCGTACTCGGTGACTGAGGTCAAGAAGGACGGGCAGCCTCTGCCGGGCTTCGACAAGCCGAAGATCAAGTTGGCCATGCCCGAGAACGTGGCGAACAACGTCACGGACCTCCTCGAAAACGTCATCGAGAACGGTACGGGTCAGAACGCGAAGGCGCTGGGTCGTACGGCAGCCGGCAAGACCGGTACCACCGACAGCAACAAGTCGGCCTGGTTCGTCGGCTACACCCAGCAGCTGTCGACATCGATCGCGATGTTCCGAGAGGACCCCAAGAGCAGCAAGCTGCTCTCCATGAACGGCACGGCGGGTGAGGACTCCATCCACGGTGGTGACATCCCCACGTCGATCTGGACCGAGTACATGAAGGTCGCCCTCAAGAACGCCAGCGACCCGGGCTTCCCGGACGCCGAGAAGATCGGCGAGGTCCAGGACGAGCAGGGCGCTCCCTCCCCGACCCCGACCGTCACCGCGACGCCGACCCCGACGCCGACCCCGACGCCGACTCCGACGCCGAGCCCGTCGCTCACCTCTCCCTCGCCCTCGGCGTCGGAGAGCTGCTTCGGCTTCCAGTGCGCGGACACCGGAGGTACGAATACCGGCGGTACGGACGGAGGCACGTCCTCCTCGCCCTCGGCCACGGAGTCGACCGGGAACAGCAGAGGCAACGGCAATGGAGGCATCTTCGGAGGATCGAGCGGTTAG
- a CDS encoding PadR family transcriptional regulator, producing MSRRSGILEFAVLGLLRESPMHGYELRKRLNTSLGVFRAFSYGTLYPCLKTLVANGWLIEEPGHAPEDALAASLAGRRAKIVYRLTAEGKEHFEDLLSQTGPDSYEDEHFAARFAFFGQTSRDVRVRVLEGRRSRLEDRLDKMRVSFARTRERLDDYTLELQRHGMESVEREVRWLNELIESERAGRDLKGSASGGPAQPSQQNNTSGAPGNLPRSGDTPRPDTPDDTTT from the coding sequence ATGAGCCGACGCTCAGGGATCCTTGAGTTCGCCGTACTCGGCCTGCTCCGCGAGTCCCCGATGCACGGCTATGAGCTGCGCAAACGACTCAATACGTCACTGGGTGTGTTCCGTGCGTTCAGCTACGGCACGCTCTACCCCTGTCTCAAGACGCTGGTCGCCAATGGCTGGTTGATCGAAGAGCCGGGACACGCTCCGGAAGACGCTCTCGCCGCATCACTCGCGGGACGTCGCGCCAAGATCGTCTATCGGTTGACGGCGGAAGGTAAGGAGCACTTCGAGGACCTGCTCTCGCAGACCGGCCCCGACTCGTACGAGGACGAGCACTTCGCCGCGCGTTTCGCCTTCTTCGGCCAGACGTCGCGCGACGTACGCGTACGCGTGCTGGAGGGCCGCCGCAGCCGGTTGGAGGACCGGCTGGACAAGATGCGCGTCTCCTTCGCGCGCACCCGGGAGCGCCTCGACGACTACACGCTTGAGCTCCAGCGCCACGGAATGGAGTCCGTGGAGCGCGAAGTGCGCTGGCTGAACGAGCTCATCGAGAGCGAGCGGGCCGGACGGGACCTCAAGGGGTCCGCCTCCGGGGGGCCCGCTCAGCCCTCTCAGCAGAACAACACATCTGGAGCGCCGGGCAACCTGCCACGGTCCGGGGACACCCCCCGGCCCGATACGCCCGACGACACCACCACGTGA
- a CDS encoding inositol-3-phosphate synthase — protein MGSVRVAIVGVGNCAASLVQGVEYYKDADPATKVPGLMHVQFGDYHVGDVEFVAAFDVDAKKVGLDLSDAIGASENNTIKICDVPNKGVTVQRGHTLDGLGKYYRETIEESAEAPVDVVQVLKDKQVDVLVCYLPVGSEDAAKFYAQCAIDAKVAFVNALPVFIAGTKEWADKFTEAGVPIVGDDIKSQVGATITHRVMAKLFEDRGVRLERTMQLNVGGNMDFKNMLERDRLESKKISKTQAVTSQIPDRDMGAKNVHIGPSDYVAWLDDRKWAYVRLEGRAFGDVPLNLEYKLEVWDSPNSAGVIIDALRAAKIAKDRGIGGPILSASSYFMKSPPVQYFDDEAYANVEKFIKGEVER, from the coding sequence ATGGGTTCGGTCCGCGTAGCCATCGTTGGCGTGGGCAACTGCGCCGCGTCGCTGGTCCAGGGAGTCGAGTACTACAAGGACGCCGACCCGGCGACCAAGGTCCCCGGCCTCATGCACGTCCAGTTCGGCGACTACCACGTCGGTGACGTCGAGTTCGTCGCCGCCTTCGACGTCGACGCGAAGAAGGTCGGCCTCGACCTCTCGGACGCCATCGGTGCCAGCGAGAACAACACCATCAAGATCTGCGACGTCCCGAACAAGGGCGTCACGGTCCAGCGCGGCCACACCCTGGACGGTCTCGGCAAGTACTACCGCGAGACCATCGAGGAGTCCGCCGAGGCCCCGGTCGACGTCGTCCAGGTCCTCAAGGACAAGCAGGTCGACGTTCTCGTCTGCTACCTGCCCGTCGGTTCCGAGGACGCGGCGAAGTTCTACGCCCAGTGCGCCATCGACGCCAAGGTCGCCTTCGTCAACGCCCTTCCGGTCTTCATCGCCGGCACCAAGGAGTGGGCGGACAAGTTCACCGAGGCGGGCGTCCCGATCGTCGGTGACGACATCAAGTCGCAGGTCGGCGCCACCATCACGCACCGTGTGATGGCGAAGCTGTTCGAGGACCGCGGTGTCCGTCTCGAGCGCACCATGCAGCTCAACGTCGGCGGCAACATGGACTTCAAGAACATGCTGGAGCGCGACCGCCTCGAGTCCAAGAAGATCTCGAAGACGCAGGCCGTCACCTCGCAGATCCCCGACCGCGACATGGGCGCCAAGAACGTCCACATCGGTCCCTCGGACTACGTGGCCTGGCTCGACGACCGCAAGTGGGCCTACGTCCGCCTCGAGGGCCGTGCCTTCGGCGACGTTCCGCTGAACCTGGAGTACAAGCTCGAGGTCTGGGACTCCCCGAACTCCGCGGGTGTCATCATCGACGCCCTGCGCGCCGCGAAGATCGCCAAGGACCGCGGCATCGGTGGCCCGATCCTGTCGGCGTCCTCGTACTTCATGAAGTCCCCGCCGGTCCAGTACTTCGACGACGAGGCCTACGCCAACGTCGAGAAGTTCATCAAGGGTGAAGTCGAGCGCTAA
- a CDS encoding MFS transporter, whose translation MAVVRDLRVLLRFQGFRRLLAVRLLSQSADGVYQVALAAYVVFSPEKQTSATAIASAMAVLLLPYSLVGPFAGVLLDRWRRRQVFLYGNLVRALMATATAVLMVSQVPDWLFYVSALCVTAVNRFVLSGLSAALPRVVDSERLVLANSLSPTAGTLAATAGGGLAFVVRLVFADSDAAVVLLGAALYLCAALASLRMSQELLGPDQELVRPGLSAALSGTANDLMAGVRHLASPPRRRAARALAAMTLMRFCYGALLVMLLMLCRYEFSSTTDDGLALLGLALGISGAGFFVAAVLTPWAAGRLGPGRWIAVCAATAAILEPALGLPFAVAPMLVAAFVLGLTTQGAKIATDTIVQSSVDDGFRGRIFSVYDVLFNIAFVGAAAVAALMLPPDGRSVVLVVTVAVIYGAVAAAMARFELQ comes from the coding sequence ATGGCCGTCGTACGTGACCTGCGCGTCCTGCTGCGCTTCCAAGGCTTCAGACGCCTGCTCGCCGTACGTCTGCTCTCCCAGAGCGCCGACGGCGTCTACCAGGTCGCACTCGCCGCCTACGTCGTCTTCTCCCCGGAGAAACAGACCTCGGCCACCGCCATCGCCTCCGCCATGGCCGTGCTGCTGCTCCCCTACTCCCTCGTGGGCCCCTTCGCCGGCGTCCTGCTGGACCGCTGGCGCCGCCGCCAGGTCTTCCTCTACGGCAACCTGGTGCGCGCCCTGATGGCCACGGCGACCGCCGTCCTGATGGTCAGCCAGGTGCCGGACTGGCTCTTCTACGTCTCCGCGCTGTGCGTCACCGCCGTCAACCGTTTCGTCCTGTCGGGCCTGTCCGCCGCCCTGCCGCGTGTGGTCGACTCCGAACGCCTCGTCCTCGCCAACTCCCTCTCCCCGACCGCCGGCACGCTCGCCGCGACCGCCGGGGGCGGCCTGGCCTTCGTCGTACGCCTGGTGTTCGCGGACTCCGACGCCGCGGTCGTGCTGCTGGGTGCCGCCCTCTACCTGTGCGCGGCACTGGCCTCGCTGCGCATGTCACAGGAGCTTCTGGGCCCCGATCAGGAGTTGGTGCGACCCGGCCTCTCAGCCGCCCTCTCCGGCACCGCGAACGACCTGATGGCCGGCGTACGCCACCTCGCCTCCCCACCACGCCGACGAGCCGCCCGGGCGCTCGCCGCGATGACGCTCATGCGGTTCTGCTACGGCGCTCTGCTGGTGATGCTGCTGATGCTCTGCCGGTACGAGTTCTCGTCGACCACCGATGACGGACTCGCCCTGCTGGGGCTGGCGTTGGGCATCTCCGGTGCGGGCTTCTTCGTGGCGGCCGTGTTGACACCCTGGGCCGCGGGGCGACTCGGCCCCGGGCGCTGGATCGCCGTGTGCGCAGCGACCGCCGCGATCCTGGAACCGGCTCTCGGCCTCCCTTTCGCCGTCGCGCCCATGCTCGTCGCGGCGTTCGTCCTGGGTCTGACCACGCAGGGCGCGAAGATCGCGACGGACACCATCGTGCAGTCCTCGGTGGACGACGGGTTCCGGGGCCGGATCTTCTCCGTCTACGACGTGCTGTTCAACATCGCGTTCGTGGGCGCGGCCGCGGTGGCTGCCCTGATGCTGCCGCCTGACGGGCGCTCGGTGGTGCTGGTGGTCACGGTGGCCGTTATCTACGGGGCAGTTGCGGCGGCTATGGCCCGCTTTGAGCTCCAGTAA
- a CDS encoding LppU/SCO3897 family protein gives MTTPPPQGQNPYAQGQQLPAPQPPQGGNPFAQGQPGVPPQGGAPYAPVPPTPPARRFNKKLLRIAGFIVVAILIAGGKWFFGQTDAETTSVGSCMHNEGTQVSPDLKTVDCGSSDAQYKVVEKFEDTSDSDKCEAVKEAEISYYQTGDGHDVVLCLKEV, from the coding sequence GTGACAACTCCGCCGCCCCAGGGCCAGAATCCTTACGCCCAGGGCCAGCAGCTCCCGGCCCCGCAGCCGCCCCAGGGCGGTAACCCCTTCGCCCAGGGCCAGCCGGGGGTTCCCCCGCAGGGCGGCGCCCCGTACGCGCCGGTTCCGCCGACCCCTCCGGCCCGGCGCTTCAACAAGAAGCTGCTGCGCATCGCCGGCTTCATCGTCGTCGCGATCCTCATAGCCGGCGGCAAGTGGTTCTTCGGGCAGACCGACGCGGAGACCACGTCGGTGGGCAGCTGCATGCACAACGAAGGCACTCAGGTCAGCCCGGACCTCAAGACGGTCGACTGCGGCTCCAGCGACGCCCAGTACAAGGTCGTCGAGAAGTTCGAGGACACCAGCGACAGCGACAAGTGCGAGGCCGTCAAGGAGGCCGAGATCTCCTACTACCAGACGGGTGACGGCCACGACGTGGTCCTCTGCCTGAAGGAAGTCTAG
- a CDS encoding CCA tRNA nucleotidyltransferase has translation MPNANEDTPSALSQVQLRAVSELLRVAPVADDLARRFQEAGFSLALVGGSVRDALLGRLGNDLDFTTDARPEDVLKIVRPWADSVWEVGIAFGTVGVQKDGYQIEVTTYRSEAYDRTSRKPEVSYGDSIEEDLVRRDFTVNAMAVALPEKEFIDPHGGLDDLAARVLRTPGTPEASFSDDPLRMMRAARFAAQLDFEVAADVVTAMKEMSERIEIVSAERVRDELNKLILSAHPRKGLTLLVDTGLADHVLPELPALRLESDEHHRHKDVYEHTLIVLEQAIALEENGPDLVLRLAALLHDIGKPRTRRFEEDGRVSFHHHEVVGAKMTKKRMTALKYSNELVRDVSRLVELHLRFHGYGMGEWTDSAVRRYVRDAGPLLDRLHKLTRSDCTTRNKRKATALSRAYDGLEERIAQLQEQEELDAIRPDLDGNQIMEILGVGPGPAVGRAYKHMLELRLENGPMGEEVAAAALKEWWADQS, from the coding sequence GTGCCGAACGCCAACGAAGACACCCCCAGTGCCCTGAGCCAGGTGCAGCTCCGCGCGGTGAGTGAACTGCTGCGGGTCGCCCCTGTCGCCGATGACCTTGCCCGCCGTTTCCAGGAGGCCGGGTTCTCTCTCGCCCTGGTCGGCGGCTCGGTCCGGGACGCGCTGCTCGGCCGGCTCGGCAACGACCTGGACTTCACGACCGACGCCCGCCCCGAGGACGTGCTGAAGATCGTGCGCCCGTGGGCGGACTCTGTGTGGGAGGTCGGGATCGCCTTCGGCACGGTCGGGGTACAGAAGGACGGCTACCAGATCGAGGTCACGACGTACCGGTCGGAGGCGTACGACCGGACCTCGCGCAAGCCCGAGGTGTCGTACGGCGACTCCATCGAGGAGGACCTGGTCCGGCGTGACTTCACCGTGAACGCGATGGCGGTCGCGCTGCCGGAGAAGGAGTTCATCGATCCGCACGGCGGGCTCGACGACCTCGCCGCGCGTGTGCTGCGTACGCCCGGCACTCCCGAGGCCTCCTTCTCCGACGACCCGCTGCGGATGATGCGGGCCGCGCGCTTCGCCGCCCAGCTCGACTTCGAGGTGGCTGCCGATGTCGTCACCGCGATGAAGGAGATGTCGGAGCGCATCGAGATCGTCTCGGCAGAGCGGGTACGGGACGAGCTGAACAAGCTGATCCTCTCCGCGCACCCCCGCAAGGGGCTGACCCTGCTGGTCGACACCGGGCTCGCTGACCACGTCCTGCCCGAGTTGCCGGCGCTGCGTCTGGAGAGCGACGAGCACCACCGGCACAAGGACGTCTACGAGCACACGCTGATCGTCCTCGAGCAGGCGATCGCGCTCGAGGAGAACGGACCCGACCTGGTCCTGCGGCTGGCCGCCCTGCTGCACGACATCGGCAAGCCGCGTACGCGCCGCTTCGAGGAGGACGGCCGGGTCTCGTTCCACCACCATGAGGTGGTCGGCGCGAAGATGACCAAGAAGCGGATGACGGCTCTCAAGTACTCCAACGAGTTGGTGAGGGACGTCTCGCGGCTCGTCGAACTCCACCTGCGTTTCCACGGTTACGGCATGGGCGAGTGGACGGACTCCGCGGTCCGCCGCTACGTCCGTGACGCCGGTCCCCTCCTCGACCGCCTCCACAAGCTGACCCGGTCCGACTGCACCACGCGCAACAAGCGCAAGGCGACCGCGCTGTCCCGTGCGTACGACGGCCTGGAGGAGCGCATCGCCCAGCTCCAGGAGCAGGAGGAGCTCGACGCGATCCGCCCGGACCTGGACGGCAACCAGATCATGGAGATCCTCGGCGTGGGGCCCGGCCCGGCCGTGGGCCGCGCCTACAAGCACATGCTGGAACTGCGCCTGGAGAACGGGCCGATGGGTGAAGAGGTTGCGGCCGCGGCACTCAAGGAGTGGTGGGCCGATCAGAGCTGA